The following coding sequences lie in one Nonomuraea muscovyensis genomic window:
- a CDS encoding WXG100 family type VII secretion target, which yields MAEVKNFIAALDPVSVRTAATSYTDSSAKLVKALKAIDDVSAELAKIWEGESSVDAQKALLQLHQTIVNLATGLDRMGTPLETLSSKIREHKEFVENGTATWSNPIGDPGSWDDSMPGSFRTIDQGWEWGSQDELAGHHLKAFTNDLQAIHTRFPDYVEKELPNIQPPQGEKPDVTPTDLTNYRGPTTPPPTGYDPSDFNPGQNGDGINQPTYRDGTTTDPRFPDGTDRPGGDTDINPDDLDPNGTDPNGTDPNGNGNGTGNGNGTGTGSGTPGQTGGPGMPSIPNPNLPDGSNTGVNGDTNPDSRTTPDGTDTRGTNLADYQPRIDGQPFGNQAPTTTPTTSYSPNYVPTASTTPGTGFGTGYGNALTAAETAALRGGGTNGMGGMGMPMMPMGGAGGAGEERTNETSTWLKEEDDVWVGKLDNVVDGQIG from the coding sequence GTGGCCGAAGTCAAGAACTTCATCGCCGCGCTCGATCCCGTCAGCGTGCGGACGGCCGCCACCTCCTATACGGACTCCTCCGCCAAGCTGGTCAAGGCGCTCAAGGCGATCGACGACGTGAGCGCCGAGCTGGCCAAGATCTGGGAGGGCGAGTCTTCCGTCGATGCGCAGAAGGCCCTGCTCCAGCTCCACCAGACGATCGTCAACCTGGCCACCGGGCTCGACCGCATGGGCACCCCCCTGGAGACGCTCAGCAGCAAGATCCGTGAACACAAGGAGTTCGTGGAGAACGGAACCGCCACCTGGAGCAATCCGATAGGCGACCCGGGCAGTTGGGACGACTCCATGCCGGGCTCCTTCCGCACGATCGACCAGGGCTGGGAGTGGGGCTCGCAGGACGAGCTGGCGGGACACCACCTCAAGGCGTTCACCAACGACCTCCAGGCGATCCACACCCGCTTCCCCGACTACGTCGAGAAGGAACTGCCCAACATCCAGCCCCCCCAGGGCGAGAAGCCGGACGTCACCCCCACCGATCTGACGAACTACCGGGGCCCGACCACCCCACCCCCGACCGGCTACGACCCGTCCGATTTCAACCCCGGACAGAACGGCGACGGGATCAACCAGCCCACGTACCGGGACGGCACCACCACCGACCCGCGCTTCCCGGACGGCACCGACCGGCCCGGCGGGGACACGGACATCAACCCCGACGACCTCGACCCGAACGGCACGGACCCGAACGGGACGGACCCGAACGGCAATGGCAACGGCACCGGTAATGGCAACGGCACCGGTACAGGCAGCGGCACCCCGGGCCAGACCGGCGGCCCCGGCATGCCGTCCATCCCGAACCCGAACCTCCCGGACGGATCGAACACCGGCGTGAACGGCGACACGAACCCCGACAGCAGGACCACCCCCGACGGCACCGACACCCGCGGGACGAACCTGGCCGACTACCAGCCGCGGATCGACGGCCAGCCCTTCGGCAATCAGGCGCCGACCACCACCCCCACCACCTCGTACAGCCCGAACTACGTCCCCACCGCGAGCACCACCCCCGGCACCGGCTTCGGCACGGGCTACGGCAACGCCCTGACCGCCGCCGAGACTGCGGCCCTCCGCGGCGGCGGCACCAACGGGATGGGCGGCATGGGCATGCCCATGATGCCGATGGGCGGCGCCGGCGGCGCAGGCGAGGAACGCACGAACGAGACCTCTACCTGGCTCAAGGAGGAGGACGACGTCTGGGTCGGCAAACTGGACAACGTAGTGGACGGCCAGATCGGCTAG